In the genome of Schistocerca piceifrons isolate TAMUIC-IGC-003096 chromosome X, iqSchPice1.1, whole genome shotgun sequence, one region contains:
- the LOC124722648 gene encoding uncharacterized protein LOC124722648 codes for MKSAKYYRIILDCTQDISKVEQMTVVVRFVQETRLHGVYDVQIWEHFLGFLPGPDSLCSTLMQVVLKFLEDKKFLMCNMRGQERSEKVPSLRSQVGDVFDALVQISEKFNGMTAHEITSLVHQIKNYTFLTSLVI; via the exons atgaaatctgcaaagtattaccgtataattctggactgcacacaagatatttcaaaagttgagcagatgacagttgtggtacgtttcgtccaggagacaAGACTCCACGGGGTATATGATGTCCAAATTTgggagcatttcctgggatttcttccagGGCCTGATTCTTTATGCTCCACTTTGATGCAAGTcgtactcaagttcttggaagataaaaaaTTCCTAATGTGCAATATGAGAGGGCAAGAAAGAA GCGAGAAAGTACCATCGCTGAGGTCTCAAGTTGGAGACGTTTTtgatgcactggttcagatatcagaaaAATTCAATGGCATGACCGCTCACGAAATAACGTCACTTGtgcatcaaataaaaaattacacctttctcacttcTCTGGTAATCTGA
- the LOC124722649 gene encoding zinc finger MYM-type protein 1-like, with protein sequence MAGNYYRLHSNDFGHARSPKRIRETEELDRVFRGTVEAHHQKLLNTESEHWKNILEHLIAVIHFLGQHCLPLRGSTDTLIQPDNRNFLKLVELLGKFDTVMMEHLHRTKQGENKGHHYLGKESNNSSY encoded by the exons ATGGCTGGAAATTATTACCGACTGCATTCGAACGACTTTGGTCATGCGAGGTCCCCAAAGCGCATTAGGGaaactgaagaat tggatcGTGTTTTCCGAGGGACTGTCGAAGCCCATCATCAAAAGCTGCTGAATACTGAAAGCGAACATTGGAAAAATATTCTTGAGCACTTAATAGCAGTAATTCATTTCCTGGGTCAGCACTGTCTGCCTTTGAGAGGAAGTACAGATACACTCATTCAGCCTGACAACAGAAACTTCTTGAAACTTGTTGAATTATTAGGAAAGTTTGACActgtgatgatggagcacctgcacagaacaaagcaaggtgagaacaagggtcatcattatcttggaaaagaaTCAAATAATTCATCTTATTAG